The window TATCTACTATAGTAGTATATAACATCCtatttattattctattttctAAATTGGTAGAATGCAAGTTCTATAACGGTTAGTAAACTAAATCCGGAAATCTTGGTAAAAACGGTTATGAAATATTCTCTaaatcttttaaatattttgttttccttttttaattgttatttttcctAAATTGTGGTCTTCTTCATCGTTGTCTcacgatttcttttttttttcttcttctctaatTTTTTCCTATCTAAACTATGGATTCACAAGAAGAGGTTGAATGGTGTGACAAAGAGAAGACCAATGGAAATGATGTGCGATTTTCTTTGGTGGATTTTGTGAAGGAGGGTCAACATTTTATTTCGAAAACGCTTTTGAAGGCAGCATTCGAAATATGTGCAATGAAACATAATTTCGACTATAAGCTTGTCAAGTCGGATAAAAAAATGTGGTACATTCGTTGCGCAGATGATGATTGCAGCTGGCGTGTTCGTGCAGAGGGGTTACCTGGTTCatcttattttatcatcaaaaaGTATGTACCTCATCATTCATGTGCTGCATCCAAAAGGAAGGGTTCTGTTCGGACAGCTTCAGCAAAAACAATTGGTACTCTGGTTATGCATATGTATGAAACTGCTAAAGAAGGGCCGAGATCTAATGATATAGTCCAGTATATGCGTTCAGAACATGGACTTGAGATATCCTATTCTTTGGCATGGGATGCACGTGAGTATGCAATCAACAAAGTGAAAGGCCTTCCAGAGGAAGGCTATGAAAAAATTCCCAAATACTTGCACATGATGAGGGAAGCTAATCCAGGGTCACACACGTCTTATGAAAGGGATTCTGAAGGGCGATTCAGATTCCTCTTCATCTCCTTTGGTCAGAGTCTTCGCGGTTTCTATGTTGCAATTCGGAAAGTTATTGTTGTGGATGGGACGTTCTTGAAGAGCAAATACAAAGGGGTATTACTGGTTGCTACTGCATTAGATGGAAACTCTAATTTATATCCTATTGCATTTGGAGTTGTCGACTCAGAGAATGACCTTGCGTGGAACTGGTTTATGAGACAACTTAATGCGGTCATTGTTGACGAGCATAGTTTAGCTTTTGTGTCTGATAGGAATTCCTCGATTGCTAAAGCTATTGCTAACGTGTACCCGCAAGCTCATCACGGAATTTGCATTCACCACTTGCTGAATAATGTCGTAACATATTTTAGTGGGAAAGGTGTGGCTGGTTTGGTTGCAAAGGCTTCTAAAGCTTATCGAGCTGCTGATTTTCGTAAGCTGTTCACTGCTATTTACTCTATTAGTCCTGAAATTGGAAATTATCTAATAGAAGCCGATGTGAGGAAGTGGGCTCGTTGTCAATTCCCGGGTTACAGGTATGATATCAACACTACTAACCCCGCGGAGTCGATAAATTCTGCTTTGCGTACGCCTAGAGAGTTTCCAGTAATACCTCTAATGGACAGCATTAGGGAAATGATGACTCGATGGTTTTTCCAACGTAGAACTTTAAGTTATAAGCACTCGAAGCCACTGACCATTGCTGTGGAGAAGAAGATAGACAGAAGGATTGAGAAGGGTAAAAAGTTTAAGGTCTTCCCGATTAGCGATGACAGGTTTTTGGTTCAAGGTGACACTTTTGACTGCATGGTTGACTTGGTCAGACGCACGTGTTCTTGTGGGAAGTTTGATCTGATGAAAATCCCATGCAGGCACGCCATAAAAGCAGGCTTCAGTGTTGGAATACAAGCACACACACTCACAGACGACATATACACTACTGCGTCATGGCGCACGGCTTATGAAGAAAGCATAAATCCTATTGGTGTCCCTGAAGATGCTTGGACTGTTCCATCTCATGTGGAGCAGACGAAAGTCCTTCCTCCAGAGTCTAGACGAGCTGCAGGTAGAAGAAAGAAACGCAGATACGAGACAGCCGAAGATAAGATCCGTTCGTCACAAGGAAATCAAGGCTCTAAAGGTCGCAAATGTAGCCGATGTGGGATTCGAGGGCACGATAGGAGAACATGTGATCGAGCAATATAGGATACTCAGTTCGTTTCATGCAAGCTTTGTTTATGTTGATTTATGCAAGTTATGTTTCCGGTTTTTTTTGGGTTACTATGTTTCAGACTTTATGCAAGTTCTGTTTACGCAAGCTTTATTCATCTTGATTTATGCAAGTTATGTTTCAGAGACTATCAAAGTTATGTTTCAGCTTTCTTCATCTTGATTTATACAAGTTATGTTTCACGTTTTTTTGGATACTATGTTTCAGGGACTATGAAAATTAGGTTTTTATTGATAACGTTGTTCATAACACGACAATAAAACTGGAAATCAGATTGGTTCAATATTTGAAAATGTAACTTGAATCAGAGAACCATTACAATATCAATCACATTTGGACCAGAGACATAACAAACTGAAAAG of the Brassica rapa cultivar Chiifu-401-42 chromosome A03, CAAS_Brap_v3.01, whole genome shotgun sequence genome contains:
- the LOC117132607 gene encoding uncharacterized protein LOC117132607; this translates as MDSQEEVEWCDKEKTNGNDVRFSLVDFVKEGQHFISKTLLKAAFEICAMKHNFDYKLVKSDKKMWYIRCADDDCSWRVRAEGLPGSSYFIIKKYVPHHSCAASKRKGSVRTASAKTIGTLVMHMYETAKEGPRSNDIVQYMRSEHGLEISYSLAWDAREYAINKVKGLPEEGYEKIPKYLHMMREANPGSHTSYERDSEGRFRFLFISFGQSLRGFYVAIRKVIVVDGTFLKSKYKGVLLVATALDGNSNLYPIAFGVVDSENDLAWNWFMRQLNAVIVDEHSLAFVSDRNSSIAKAIANVYPQAHHGICIHHLLNNVVTYFSGKGVAGLVAKASKAYRAADFRKLFTAIYSISPEIGNYLIEADVRKWARCQFPGYRYDINTTNPAESINSALRTPREFPVIPLMDSIREMMTRWFFQRRTLSYKHSKPLTIAVEKKIDRRIEKGKKFKVFPISDDRFLVQGDTFDCMVDLVRRTCSCGKFDLMKIPCRHAIKAGFSVGIQAHTLTDDIYTTASWRTAYEESINPIGVPEDAWTVPSHVEQTKVLPPESRRAAGRRKKRRYETAEDKIRSSQGNQGSKGRKCSRCGIRGHDRRTCDRAI